From Priestia aryabhattai, one genomic window encodes:
- the era gene encoding GTPase Era produces MSNNEFKSGFVSIIGRPNVGKSTFLNRVIGQKIAIMSDKPQTTRNKIQGVYTEDHAQIVFIDTPGIHKPKHKLGDFMMKVAQNTLKEVDLILFMINATEGLGRGDEFIIERLKDTKTPVFLVINKIDEIHPDELFSIITTYKDLYPFAEIVPISALQGNNVERLLDQIKQRLPEGPQYYPADQVTDHPERFIITELIREKVLHATREEIPHSIAVVMDSMQRRDNGAVYVGATIIVERDSQKGIVIGKQGKMLKEVGRKARADIEALLGSKVFLELWVKVQKDWRNRATHLRDFGFREDEY; encoded by the coding sequence ATGAGTAATAATGAATTTAAGTCAGGTTTTGTTTCAATTATTGGAAGACCAAACGTAGGGAAATCAACTTTTTTGAACCGAGTAATTGGTCAAAAGATTGCGATTATGAGTGACAAACCGCAAACAACTAGAAATAAAATTCAGGGTGTGTACACGGAAGATCATGCACAAATTGTGTTTATTGATACGCCTGGAATTCATAAACCAAAGCATAAATTAGGCGACTTTATGATGAAGGTAGCGCAAAATACGCTTAAAGAAGTAGATTTAATTTTATTTATGATTAACGCAACAGAAGGCTTAGGTCGAGGCGATGAATTTATTATCGAGCGTTTAAAAGATACAAAAACGCCTGTTTTCCTTGTGATTAATAAAATTGATGAAATTCATCCAGACGAATTGTTTTCAATTATCACGACGTATAAAGACTTATATCCTTTTGCTGAAATTGTGCCAATTTCAGCTTTACAAGGAAATAACGTGGAGCGTTTGCTTGATCAAATCAAGCAGCGATTGCCAGAAGGGCCGCAATATTACCCGGCAGATCAAGTAACGGATCACCCAGAACGCTTTATTATTACGGAATTAATTCGTGAAAAAGTACTGCATGCAACGAGGGAAGAAATACCTCATTCTATTGCGGTTGTGATGGATTCTATGCAAAGACGAGATAATGGCGCTGTTTACGTCGGCGCTACAATTATCGTCGAACGAGATTCACAAAAAGGCATCGTAATTGGAAAGCAAGGAAAGATGTTAAAAGAGGTAGGAAGAAAAGCAAGAGCAGACATTGAAGCCCTTTTAGGTTCAAAAGTGTTTTTAGAACTATGGGTGAAAGTGCAAAAAGATTGGCGAAACCGAGCGACGCATCTCCGCGACTTTGGATTTAGAGAAGACGAATATTAA
- a CDS encoding cytidine deaminase produces the protein MDKTELIDEAKKAREMAYVPYSKFKVGAALLTKDGKVYRGCNIENAAYSMCNCAERTALFKAYSEGDREYAALAVVADTDRPVSPCGACRQVISELCPKEMKVILTNLKNDIQELTVEELLPGAFSSEDLHE, from the coding sequence ATGGATAAGACCGAACTGATTGATGAGGCGAAAAAAGCTCGTGAAATGGCTTATGTACCGTATTCAAAATTTAAAGTTGGTGCAGCTTTATTGACGAAAGATGGAAAGGTTTATCGCGGCTGCAATATTGAAAATGCGGCTTATAGCATGTGCAATTGTGCTGAGCGTACAGCTTTATTTAAAGCATATTCAGAAGGAGATAGAGAGTATGCAGCACTTGCTGTAGTAGCTGATACTGATCGTCCTGTTTCTCCGTGTGGAGCATGCAGACAAGTAATCTCTGAGCTTTGTCCAAAAGAAATGAAAGTTATATTAACCAATTTAAAAAATGACATACAAGAATTAACTGTGGAAGAATTACTTCCAGGAGCATTTTCATCGGAGGATTTACATGAGTAA
- a CDS encoding diacylglycerol kinase family protein, whose protein sequence is MDSRDKKGIAKVVSSFGYAIEGFIYVCKTQRNMQIHVAASFIALLLGTVLSITAGEWTVVLLLIAGMFSLELMNTAVEKVVDLVSPEYHILAKHAKDAAAAAVLVYACFAVLIGGIIFLKYLF, encoded by the coding sequence ATGGACTCTCGCGATAAAAAAGGGATAGCTAAAGTTGTCAGTAGCTTTGGTTATGCAATAGAAGGGTTTATATATGTCTGTAAAACACAGAGAAACATGCAAATTCACGTAGCAGCTTCTTTCATCGCCCTTCTCTTAGGTACCGTGCTGTCAATTACAGCTGGTGAATGGACGGTTGTGCTGCTTCTGATTGCAGGCATGTTCAGCTTGGAGTTAATGAATACAGCGGTTGAAAAAGTTGTAGATTTAGTTTCTCCTGAATATCACATACTAGCAAAACACGCAAAAGATGCAGCTGCAGCCGCGGTGCTGGTCTATGCGTGTTTTGCTGTCCTTATAGGAGGAATTATTTTCTTAAAGTATTTGTTTTAA
- the ybeY gene encoding rRNA maturation RNase YbeY — protein MSLVIDFIDETNEVSEEQQKELEKLLEAAAIYENLQEDAEVSVTFVDNDRIQEINHQYRHKNQPTDVISFALEEMGEDEMQIIGDEMPRVLGDIVISIPKAHEQAEEYNHSFMRELGFLTVHGFLHLLGYDHETSEDEKEMFTRQKDILEQYGLSR, from the coding sequence ATGAGTTTAGTTATTGATTTTATTGATGAAACAAACGAAGTGAGTGAAGAGCAGCAAAAAGAGCTGGAGAAGCTGCTTGAAGCTGCTGCTATATATGAAAATTTGCAAGAGGATGCAGAAGTATCTGTTACATTTGTGGATAATGATCGAATTCAAGAAATCAATCATCAATATCGCCATAAAAACCAGCCAACGGATGTAATTTCGTTTGCGCTAGAAGAAATGGGCGAAGATGAAATGCAAATTATCGGAGACGAGATGCCAAGAGTCCTAGGGGATATTGTCATTTCGATTCCAAAAGCTCATGAGCAAGCAGAAGAATACAATCACTCGTTTATGAGGGAGCTAGGATTCTTAACGGTTCACGGTTTCTTGCACTTGCTTGGATATGACCATGAAACATCAGAAGATGAAAAAGAGATGTTTACACGTCAAAAAGATATTTTAGAACAATATGGACTCTCGCGATAA
- a CDS encoding HD family phosphohydrolase → MAQIERLRLIQIGLYALLGVMMFASMYSNVKPQELDLRLLSISPQTIYSPVTIEDKESTEKKRAEAEQAVEDVYTQKTEYAQNQVDLVASIFDAMMEVNTEYEKEDHEDNSIDAVLKTKQKMLEDKLPEDIQKNLPKDTIKQLLQSSNSDLSIAKDAVVTAVHHVMKDQVKISDVEEKKDQVESQLVYTNVSNSLKDSMNAIAKFAIIPNVIYDPQKTAENRQAAVEKVEPVRIKQGQIIVEENQLINPDIYRQLQLAGLLNNKGSIQPFAGLALLIVMMIAGLIYYLREFHTNTYQPLLLYVLVATITIGLMKILSFFQQIDLSEIGFLAPVAVGGLLIRILMDERIAILSSIVFAICGSIIFNGELTTSFNMNIGIYFLISNIAAILFLSRQHRRSRILQAGLFVAMVNVIISFAIIFIKNGQIGTVELGYYSMMSIASGVIASVLTIGLLPFFESGFGILSTMKLIELSSPTHPLLRKILTETPGTYHHSVMVANLSEAACETIGANGLLARVGAYYHDIGKTKRPQYFIENQMNITNPHDKLSPKTSKNIIIAHATDGATILRNHKFPKEIVDIAEQHHGTTLLKFFYHKALEQTEEKIDEKEYRYPGPKPQSKEAAVICIADSVEAAVRSMSNPTPEKIENLVRNIIKDRLQDEQLSECNVTLKELELIRQALCETLNGIFHSRIEYPEIKKEKVKV, encoded by the coding sequence ATGGCACAGATCGAGCGATTACGGTTAATTCAAATTGGGTTATATGCCTTGTTAGGTGTAATGATGTTTGCGTCTATGTATAGCAATGTAAAGCCGCAGGAATTAGATCTCAGACTACTGTCTATTTCCCCGCAAACAATTTACTCGCCCGTTACCATTGAAGATAAAGAGAGCACAGAGAAGAAGCGGGCAGAGGCAGAACAAGCCGTTGAAGATGTGTATACACAAAAAACAGAATACGCACAGAACCAAGTCGATCTTGTTGCATCTATTTTTGATGCGATGATGGAAGTTAATACGGAATATGAAAAAGAAGATCATGAAGATAACAGTATCGATGCTGTATTAAAAACCAAACAAAAAATGCTAGAGGACAAGCTTCCTGAAGACATTCAAAAAAACTTGCCAAAGGATACCATTAAGCAGCTGCTTCAGTCTTCTAACAGTGATTTATCGATTGCAAAAGACGCCGTGGTCACAGCTGTTCATCATGTGATGAAAGATCAAGTGAAGATTAGCGATGTAGAAGAGAAAAAAGATCAGGTAGAAAGTCAGCTCGTTTACACCAATGTCAGCAACTCCCTAAAGGATTCAATGAATGCAATTGCTAAATTCGCTATCATTCCAAATGTGATTTATGATCCGCAAAAAACAGCTGAAAACCGTCAAGCAGCTGTGGAAAAAGTGGAGCCTGTCCGAATCAAACAAGGTCAGATTATTGTAGAAGAAAATCAGCTTATTAATCCTGATATATATCGTCAGCTCCAGCTCGCGGGATTGTTGAATAATAAAGGATCTATTCAGCCTTTTGCGGGATTAGCTTTGCTGATTGTGATGATGATAGCGGGCCTCATTTACTATTTGCGTGAATTTCACACCAATACATATCAGCCCTTGTTGTTATATGTATTGGTAGCAACCATTACGATTGGCCTCATGAAAATCCTAAGCTTTTTTCAGCAAATTGATTTATCGGAAATTGGTTTCTTAGCTCCTGTTGCGGTGGGAGGTTTGCTGATTCGAATTTTAATGGATGAACGCATTGCTATTTTATCAAGCATTGTATTTGCTATTTGTGGAAGCATTATTTTTAATGGTGAATTGACAACCTCGTTTAATATGAACATTGGGATCTACTTTTTAATTAGCAATATTGCTGCTATTTTATTTTTAAGCAGGCAGCACAGACGTTCACGGATTTTGCAGGCAGGTCTATTTGTGGCTATGGTGAACGTAATTATCAGCTTTGCTATTATTTTTATTAAAAATGGTCAAATTGGTACTGTAGAGCTAGGCTATTACAGTATGATGTCAATTGCATCTGGTGTTATTGCTTCTGTTTTAACTATAGGATTGCTTCCGTTTTTTGAAAGTGGATTTGGCATTTTATCTACGATGAAGCTAATTGAATTATCGAGTCCTACTCATCCGCTATTACGTAAAATTTTAACGGAAACACCGGGAACGTATCATCACAGTGTAATGGTGGCAAATTTATCTGAAGCGGCGTGTGAAACGATAGGAGCTAATGGTTTATTAGCGAGAGTGGGAGCCTATTATCACGATATTGGTAAAACGAAGCGACCGCAGTATTTTATTGAAAATCAAATGAATATTACCAATCCGCATGATAAACTAAGTCCGAAGACTAGTAAAAATATTATAATCGCACATGCTACAGATGGAGCTACCATTTTGCGAAATCACAAGTTTCCAAAAGAGATTGTAGATATTGCAGAGCAGCATCACGGAACGACTCTGCTTAAGTTTTTCTATCATAAGGCACTTGAACAAACAGAAGAAAAAATTGATGAAAAAGAATATCGTTATCCTGGACCAAAGCCTCAGTCGAAAGAAGCGGCGGTTATTTGCATAGCTGATAGTGTAGAAGCAGCCGTAAGGTCAATGTCCAATCCGACTCCGGAAAAAATTGAGAACTTGGTGCGAAATATTATTAAAGATCGCTTGCAGGATGAGCAGCTTAGCGAGTGTAACGTAACGCTCAAAGAGCTAGAGTTAATTCGCCAAGCACTATGTGAAACTTTAAATGGGATTTTTCATTCCCGAATCGAATATCCAGAGATAAAAAAAGAGAAGGTGAAGGTATGA
- a CDS encoding PhoH family protein — translation MSEQLVTINVQLDDSNEAISLFGVQDANLKRIEEEMQVSIISRGETVVVSGSTENVQLVEEMLKKLLNIIRKNISISERDVVYAIQLAKKNSLEFFEDVYEEEIGKNVKGKTIRVKTLGQSQYISAIKKNDLVFGIGPAGTGKTYLAVVMAVNALKNGHVQRIILTRPAVEAGESLGFLPGDLKEKVDPYLRPLYDALHDVLGTEHTQRLIERGVIEIAPLAYMRGRTLDDAFVILDEAQNTTMAQMKMFLTRLGFGSKMVITGDISQIDLPKGAQSGLAAVSKILTNVKGISFVHLEQSDVVRHPLVGRIIQAYEQADQKTLS, via the coding sequence ATGTCAGAACAGCTAGTAACAATTAACGTACAACTTGATGATTCAAACGAAGCCATTTCATTATTTGGCGTACAAGATGCGAATTTAAAGCGAATTGAAGAAGAAATGCAGGTCTCTATCATTTCAAGAGGTGAGACTGTTGTAGTCTCCGGAAGTACAGAAAATGTTCAGCTAGTAGAAGAAATGCTTAAAAAGTTACTGAACATTATCCGAAAAAATATTTCCATATCTGAACGAGATGTTGTGTATGCGATTCAATTAGCTAAGAAAAACTCTCTCGAGTTTTTTGAAGATGTATATGAAGAAGAGATTGGTAAAAATGTAAAGGGTAAGACCATTCGTGTTAAGACATTAGGACAAAGTCAATACATTTCTGCTATTAAGAAAAACGATTTGGTATTTGGAATTGGTCCTGCTGGTACGGGGAAAACGTATTTAGCTGTTGTCATGGCCGTTAATGCCCTAAAAAATGGTCACGTACAACGTATTATTTTAACACGTCCTGCTGTTGAAGCAGGTGAAAGTCTTGGCTTCTTGCCAGGAGATTTGAAAGAAAAAGTAGATCCGTACTTGCGGCCTCTGTACGATGCATTACATGATGTATTAGGAACAGAACATACGCAACGCCTAATCGAACGCGGAGTTATTGAAATAGCACCCCTTGCTTATATGCGAGGTCGTACACTAGATGATGCGTTTGTTATCTTAGACGAAGCACAAAACACCACGATGGCGCAAATGAAGATGTTTTTAACACGACTAGGATTTGGGTCTAAAATGGTCATTACAGGAGATATTTCACAAATTGATTTACCAAAAGGAGCTCAGTCTGGTTTAGCAGCTGTCTCGAAAATCCTGACCAATGTTAAAGGTATTTCGTTTGTTCATCTAGAACAGTCAGATGTCGTGCGCCACCCACTTGTGGGACGCATCATTCAAGCGTACGAACAAGCTGACCAAAAGACCCTTTCTTAA
- the yqfD gene encoding sporulation protein YqfD — translation MKNGWTNFVIGTVRIRIVGKGIERFLNNCVRQQIMISNVHKVDGQLATATILLKDIKKIRILIRNADCKIYFIRGRGFPFLTKRVIKNSGFALGFLSFFIILGLLSNMVWKVEISGAEPQTEHQMTKQLAKIGVKRGEFQFLLESPEKIQRYLTDNMNNITWVGVEVRGTSYHFQVVEKNEPKPQQKTTYQHLIAKKKAIITNLFVEKGQPLVKVNDFVNEGEVLVSGIIGNEKNKKVVAAKGKVYGETWYKSEVEVPLKTDFQVLTGNGYTKHYLDFQAFKMPLWAFNKEKYGSKVTEKVEHPLYFLKWKLPLSYEKVAVREEQNSQRVYSKQEAVEKALEIGRKKLLSTLGEDAKIKGEKVLHQEQDNGKVRLSIHYQVIENIANTQPIIQGD, via the coding sequence ATGAAGAATGGATGGACAAACTTTGTTATTGGTACCGTACGTATTCGAATTGTTGGAAAAGGAATTGAACGTTTCTTAAATAATTGTGTGAGACAACAGATTATGATTTCGAATGTCCATAAAGTTGACGGTCAGCTAGCGACAGCAACGATATTATTGAAAGATATAAAGAAAATTCGTATACTAATTCGCAACGCAGATTGTAAAATTTATTTTATAAGAGGCAGAGGGTTTCCTTTTTTAACAAAACGAGTGATCAAAAATAGTGGGTTTGCTTTAGGTTTTCTTTCTTTTTTTATTATTCTTGGTTTGCTTTCCAACATGGTGTGGAAAGTGGAAATTAGCGGTGCAGAACCACAAACAGAACATCAAATGACTAAGCAGCTTGCCAAAATAGGTGTAAAAAGAGGAGAGTTTCAATTTCTGTTAGAGAGTCCTGAAAAAATTCAGCGCTATTTAACGGATAATATGAACAATATTACCTGGGTGGGTGTAGAAGTGCGCGGCACTTCTTATCACTTCCAAGTGGTTGAAAAAAATGAGCCCAAGCCTCAGCAAAAAACAACTTACCAACATTTAATTGCTAAAAAGAAAGCCATTATTACGAATTTGTTTGTCGAAAAAGGACAACCTTTAGTCAAGGTTAATGATTTTGTCAATGAAGGCGAGGTCTTAGTTTCCGGTATTATTGGAAACGAAAAAAATAAAAAGGTAGTAGCTGCTAAAGGGAAAGTCTACGGTGAAACATGGTATAAGTCTGAGGTGGAAGTGCCTTTAAAAACTGATTTTCAGGTATTAACGGGTAATGGATATACGAAGCACTATTTAGATTTTCAAGCTTTTAAAATGCCTCTTTGGGCTTTTAACAAAGAGAAATACGGCTCAAAGGTGACAGAAAAAGTTGAGCATCCACTCTATTTTTTAAAATGGAAATTACCTCTGTCGTATGAGAAAGTTGCTGTGCGAGAAGAACAGAACTCTCAGCGCGTCTATTCTAAACAAGAGGCGGTGGAAAAAGCTTTGGAAATCGGTCGAAAAAAATTACTATCAACTTTAGGTGAGGATGCTAAAATAAAAGGTGAAAAAGTTTTGCACCAAGAACAGGACAATGGTAAAGTTAGATTATCAATACATTACCAAGTTATAGAAAATATTGCGAACACTCAACCAATTATTCAAGGAGATTGA
- the yqfC gene encoding sporulation protein YqfC, which translates to MSKKWRHQMKRWMTKTMELPADVLMDLPRITLVGQIHIYIENHKGLLAFSDTEIRVLLKQGQMLIRGEGLVIKVILPEELVLEGKINQVLYLEQ; encoded by the coding sequence ATGAGCAAAAAGTGGAGACATCAAATGAAAAGATGGATGACAAAAACAATGGAACTACCCGCTGATGTATTAATGGATCTTCCCCGTATTACGTTAGTTGGACAAATACACATCTATATTGAAAATCATAAAGGTTTATTAGCCTTTTCTGATACTGAAATACGCGTGTTACTAAAACAGGGACAAATGTTAATTCGAGGTGAAGGACTGGTCATTAAAGTAATACTGCCAGAAGAACTGGTTTTAGAAGGTAAAATCAATCAAGTTCTTTATTTAGAACAATAA
- the floA gene encoding flotillin-like protein FloA (flotillin-like protein involved in membrane lipid rafts) encodes MEVGSVLFFVVIGLAIIALAVFFTFVPIMLWISALAAGVRISIFTLVGMRLRRVIPSRVVNPLIKASKAGLGITINQLESHYLAGGNVDRVVNALIAAHRANIELTFERGAAIDLAGRDVLEAVQMSVNPKVIETPFIAGVAMDGIEVKAKARITVRANIDRLVGGAGEETIIARVGEGIVSTIGSQKDHKKVLENPDMISQTVLGKGLDSGTAFEILSIDIADIDIGKNIGAVLQTDQAEADKNIAQAKAEERRAMAVAQEQEMRAKVEEMRAKVVEAEAEVPLAMAEALRSGNIGVMDYMNIQNLTADTDMRDSIGKMSKEDDEK; translated from the coding sequence ATGGAAGTAGGTAGCGTATTGTTTTTTGTAGTTATTGGTCTAGCAATTATTGCTTTAGCTGTTTTTTTCACTTTTGTACCGATTATGCTATGGATCTCAGCATTAGCAGCAGGCGTTCGTATTAGTATTTTCACACTGGTCGGAATGAGACTTCGTCGAGTGATACCATCTCGCGTTGTAAACCCGTTAATTAAAGCAAGTAAAGCAGGTTTAGGTATTACCATTAATCAATTAGAAAGCCACTATTTAGCAGGCGGTAACGTTGACCGCGTTGTAAATGCGTTGATTGCAGCGCATCGAGCAAATATTGAGTTAACATTTGAGCGGGGAGCAGCTATCGACTTAGCGGGCCGTGATGTACTAGAAGCTGTACAAATGAGCGTTAATCCAAAAGTTATTGAAACACCCTTTATTGCAGGGGTGGCTATGGATGGAATTGAAGTCAAAGCAAAAGCTCGAATTACCGTTCGTGCAAACATTGATCGACTAGTAGGGGGAGCTGGAGAAGAAACGATTATTGCCCGTGTTGGTGAGGGGATTGTTTCTACAATCGGTTCACAAAAAGATCACAAAAAAGTATTGGAAAATCCTGATATGATTTCTCAAACCGTTTTAGGAAAAGGGTTGGATTCAGGGACAGCGTTTGAAATCCTATCTATTGATATTGCTGACATCGATATTGGTAAAAATATTGGGGCAGTTCTTCAAACAGACCAAGCAGAAGCAGATAAAAATATTGCACAAGCAAAAGCCGAAGAACGTCGTGCAATGGCCGTTGCTCAAGAACAAGAAATGCGTGCAAAAGTAGAAGAAATGCGTGCAAAAGTAGTAGAAGCAGAAGCAGAAGTACCGTTAGCGATGGCAGAAGCTCTGCGCTCTGGCAATATTGGCGTCATGGATTATATGAACATTCAAAACTTGACTGCTGATACGGATATGCGTGATTCAATTGGAAAAATGTCTAAAGAAGACGATGAGAAATAA
- a CDS encoding NfeD family protein: MKTLFSFVCFLILATGLFPTISTADVKRVHVIPVNKTVENGLLSFLNRSIEDAENDGADLIILDIDTPGGAVDAASEIAKSLTSTPIPTAAFVDKKALSAGAYIALNADQIYMTPGSTMGSAAVIDQKGNTAGKKAQSYWLSAMKSAAEQNNRNPKYAEAMANTKMVIPELNLKGNELLTLTPKQAEQVGYSEGTVKNLDDLLSVLGYEDAKLTYAKMSVSEQIARFLTHPLVVPILLSIGALGIVIELFTPSFGIAGSIGIASLLLFFYGHMVAGLAGMEALVLFIAGIILLLLEIVVPGGVLGLLGLGAIILSFFMSTDNNVEMGISLVIAIVVALGGAFVMMKFFKRKLTPFKKMVLNDSLNTESGYVSNQNRYELIGKQGKTTTPLRPSGTVLIDEEYVDVVTEGGYLDKDVLVNIIKVEGSRVVVRKLTEPLKKEDLN; this comes from the coding sequence GTGAAAACCTTATTTTCTTTCGTGTGCTTTCTTATCTTAGCCACTGGGTTATTCCCCACTATTAGCACCGCTGATGTGAAGCGCGTACACGTTATTCCTGTAAATAAAACGGTAGAAAATGGACTGCTTTCTTTTCTAAACAGATCCATTGAAGATGCGGAAAATGACGGTGCAGATTTGATTATATTGGACATAGATACTCCTGGAGGAGCTGTAGATGCAGCTTCTGAAATAGCTAAAAGCTTAACCTCAACACCTATTCCTACCGCTGCTTTTGTCGATAAAAAAGCATTATCAGCCGGGGCGTATATTGCACTTAACGCCGATCAAATTTACATGACACCCGGTTCTACAATGGGATCGGCAGCTGTGATTGACCAAAAGGGAAATACAGCAGGAAAAAAAGCTCAGTCCTACTGGTTATCGGCTATGAAGAGCGCAGCAGAACAAAATAACCGAAACCCTAAATATGCAGAAGCGATGGCAAATACAAAGATGGTAATACCTGAGCTCAACTTAAAAGGAAACGAATTGTTGACGCTCACTCCGAAGCAAGCCGAGCAAGTTGGTTATTCAGAAGGGACTGTAAAAAATTTAGACGACCTCCTGAGCGTACTTGGCTATGAAGATGCTAAACTGACGTATGCGAAAATGAGTGTAAGTGAACAAATTGCTCGTTTTCTTACCCATCCGCTTGTTGTTCCTATTTTATTATCTATTGGTGCTTTAGGAATTGTAATTGAATTGTTTACGCCTTCATTTGGTATTGCGGGCTCTATTGGAATAGCTTCACTTCTTTTATTTTTCTATGGTCATATGGTAGCAGGATTAGCTGGAATGGAAGCGCTTGTTTTATTTATAGCAGGGATTATACTGCTTCTGTTAGAGATTGTAGTACCAGGCGGAGTTTTAGGATTACTAGGGCTTGGAGCTATCATTTTAAGTTTTTTTATGTCAACAGATAATAATGTCGAAATGGGAATTTCTCTTGTAATTGCAATAGTGGTGGCACTGGGAGGTGCGTTTGTGATGATGAAATTTTTTAAAAGAAAGCTTACACCTTTCAAAAAAATGGTGCTTAATGATTCACTTAATACCGAATCTGGTTATGTGTCGAATCAAAATCGTTATGAATTAATAGGAAAACAAGGTAAAACAACAACACCGCTGCGTCCTTCAGGTACCGTGCTCATCGATGAAGAGTATGTGGATGTAGTCACTGAAGGCGGATATTTAGACAAAGATGTGTTAGTAAATATTATAAAAGTAGAGGGATCAAGGGTTGTGGTGCGGAAGCTCACAGAGCCTTTGAAAAAGGAGGACCTTAATTAA
- a CDS encoding GatB/YqeY domain-containing protein, whose protein sequence is MSLLERLNSDMKQAMKNKEKEKLGVIRMVKASLQNEAIKLGTDLTEADELTVISREFKQRKDSLHEFEKAGRQDLVDKIHSELAVLEVYAPKQLTEEELSEIIKTTIEETQSSSKADMGKVMGALMPKVKGKADGSLVNKLVLQHLS, encoded by the coding sequence ATGAGTCTTCTCGAGCGTTTAAATAGTGATATGAAACAAGCGATGAAAAACAAAGAGAAAGAGAAGCTTGGGGTCATTCGTATGGTCAAAGCATCTCTTCAAAACGAAGCCATTAAGTTAGGAACTGACCTAACTGAAGCAGACGAGTTGACGGTTATTTCTCGCGAATTCAAACAACGTAAAGACTCCCTCCATGAATTTGAGAAAGCAGGTCGTCAAGATCTTGTTGATAAAATTCATTCTGAATTAGCGGTTTTAGAAGTTTACGCTCCTAAACAGCTAACTGAAGAAGAGTTATCTGAAATTATTAAAACGACGATTGAAGAAACGCAGTCTTCCTCTAAAGCTGATATGGGGAAAGTTATGGGAGCGCTTATGCCGAAAGTAAAAGGCAAAGCGGATGGCTCTCTTGTTAATAAGCTTGTCCTTCAACACTTATCATAA
- the rpsU gene encoding 30S ribosomal protein S21 gives MSRTVVRKNESLEDALRRFKRSVSKTGTLQEARKREFYEKPSVKRKKKSEAARKRKF, from the coding sequence ATGTCAAGAACAGTTGTTCGTAAAAACGAATCGCTTGAAGATGCTCTTCGTCGCTTCAAACGTTCAGTTTCAAAAACTGGTACGTTACAAGAAGCAAGAAAGCGCGAATTCTATGAAAAGCCTAGCGTAAAGCGTAAGAAGAAATCTGAAGCTGCTAGAAAACGCAAGTTCTAA